From a region of the Macrobrachium nipponense isolate FS-2020 chromosome 20, ASM1510439v2, whole genome shotgun sequence genome:
- the LOC135227027 gene encoding putative hydroxypyruvate isomerase — MMKVAANLTFMFTEAGGLLARYKAAKKAGFLAVECAFPYSVPVEDVASVLRETGLKQVLITSYPGNLEEGELGFAAVPGQEERFKESLERSIAYAKGLSCHKLHIMSGMRSHNHDEATHLATLESNLRYAVSRLVAEDIVGFIEPLNPVSNPGYFLNNFPTAAMLIKKIDSPNLRLQLDIFHLQMIAGNVANNIRELMPLTGHIQVGQAPHRHEPSCPGELDYVYVFGKLKEAGYEGYVGAEYKPSTTSEDSLDWIDKCSLQL; from the exons ATGATGAAGGTGGCTGCCAATCTGACGTTCATGTTCACTGAAGCCGGGGGTTTGCTGGCCCGTTACAAGGCTGCCAAAAAAGCTGGATTTTTGGCGGTTGAGTGCGCCTTCCCTTACTCGGTGCCCGTTGAGGATGTTGCCAGCGTCCTTAGGGAAACTGGGCTGAAGCAGGTCCTCATCACTTCGTATCCTG GAAACCTGGAAGAAGGTGAGCTGGGGTTCGCCGCTGTTCCAGGCCAGGAGGAGCGGTTTAAAGAGTCCCTGGAGAGGTCCATCGCCTACGCTAAAGGACTCAGTTGCCACAA ACTACACATCATGTCTGGCATGAGGAGTCATAATCATGATGAGGCAACCCATCTGGCAACACTTGAATCCAACCTGCGCTACGCCGTCAGTCGCCTGGTCGCAGAGGACATTGTGGGGTTTATTGAGCCGTTAAACCCAGTATCAAATCCTGGGTACTTCCTTAACAACTTTCCTACAG CCGCGATGCTGATCAAGAAGATCGACTCCCCCAACCTTCGGCTCCAACTGGACATTTTCCACTTGCAGATGATCGCCGGAAACGTCGCCAACAACATACGAGAGCTGATGCCATTGACTG GGCACATCCAGGTTGGCCAGGCGCCCCATCGCCACGAACCCTCATGCCCGGGTGAGCTGGACTATGTCTACGTCTTCGGGAAATTGAAAGAGGCAG GATATGAAGGTTATGTTGGCGCAGAATACAAGCCATCTACCACCTCTGAGGATTCCCTGGACTGGATTGACAAATGTTCACTACAGCTGTAG